The DNA sequence GCCTAAGCATGAGTCTCTGAGGTTTGAGTTTAAGAACGGAGCGCTGCAAAAGTAAGTGTTCCTATGTTTTAAGATTGGGAACAATGGACGGGTTGGGCGGGACATGTAACAAATTCGTTTGGTACACAAGTCAATGTTGTTGCATTTATCTAATGCTTTCTTGTGTTTCTAGGATGATTTTTACTTTTGAAATGTCAAATTCTGCTATATCCGAGTAACAAGTGATTTTACTTTTACTGCTCCATACAATAAATGAATGCTCCTCCAATATCTTTTATGTTATTTCTTTACAAACTGCCAACACCATAAAGATGGCTTTTCGAAAAATTTACAGCTGTTTCCTGAAGCTATGCTGTGAAAGTTGGAGAAGACTTCCAGCTGCTTGACAGAAAAGTAACCGAAGATTAGAATGTGATTTAGCCATGGAGATTCCATGATAAGAAAGCCAATCCAGCATTTCTGTTATCTACCAAAACTTTGAAGGACATAATGTTCTGTTGGCTCTGAGAAGATGAATTGGTTTATTACCTGCTGGTTGATGATTCTTGTATAGTCTTCCCAATTATTCAAAATGACTTGATGTGTATCCTTGTCATATCCAATCATCTAAAAGATTGAGCTGGCTGACAAACGGGGTGCCAGATCCAGACAGTACAGAATAGGAGATGaccaaaccaacaacaacaacacacccAGTGTAGTCCCACAAGTGGGATCTGGGGGTAGAGTgtgcgcagaccttacccctgcaTTTAAGAAGGCAGAGAGGCTGAGGAGATGACCAAACCAAACCCCTGAATGTTATGAAGTAGCTGCCCGGCAGCTAAAACGAGACTGTAAAATGCAATACATCACTCACAGTATGGAACTCTAACTAATTCAGACATTGTGTAATCTTTCTATTATCACTCTCAACCTACTCATGAACATTGGCTTTGCATAAATAAATTGTTTCAGCAGTTGGTGCTTACCTTGATATATATCATCTCTGATATTGCTTAATGTAATTAGTTAAGGGGGAATGCTTCAGAACTAAAAAGAGATTTACCACATTTCTATAACTGAGTTTTCAATGGTGATTGTTTGATAATGAATATTTGTTTATCTGCTTCattctttcttttctattaggTGATTTTGACAAATCAAAAGACCATTCAATACCAAAGTTTCACATTTATTAGAGAAGGTTTATTTTTAAACATTTATCAGAGAAGTTGAGGCGGGGAATTCGTTCGTGATGCTTGAAAATGCTTTTTCAACGTAGAATGTCATGAACTGCAGAAGAAACTTGATAGCTGCACTTGCATATTACACTCTTTCAACATCCAAGACTTGACCCCTTGCAATTGTTAATGATGAGACCACCCCTTCGGCTTAAATTGATCATCGCTTCTAGGTATTATCCTATCGATTTAGTTCTACATGCTACCATGTGCCAATGAGTAGTTTTTCATATTGGACAAAAACTTATTCACACCCACTATCAGTACCAATTCAACGAATGTATGACAAGTATCCATAGTTTGACAAGCAACATTATGTTAAAGTCCTGATAAGTTTCTTTCCTGTCAAAAAACAAAAAGCATTACTTGGTGACAAGACAAGTGAATCCACAGAGATTCAATAGGAATACAACAGTTATGGATATGGCTGAATTGCTGAAGCTGTTAGGCCTTAGATAATCGATTATTAGAAGCTGTTTAGAACTGCATTGAGTTCAGAAATTGTTGGGAAAGAAAGTTTCAGATGAAAAAACATAACAAGAGGCGATTTGGTGGCCATATTGCATTGGTAACATTACAGATAGAACCACGCTAAATCTCACTTATGGGATCATTTATGCATTCAGTAACATAGTGCAAGGATTGCTGGGGAAGATGGGTATCTAATCTAGGTGGGAAAGCCATCAAATTCACACATATGACTTTTGTGTCAATAAACCAAGAGAGAGTTTCCGCAGCAAATTTTATCTCAAATAACTAGGGTACAACCATACAATTCCCAATTATATGCCAACCTGACAAATTCAGAATCATATCGACAAATGAAAATGAAATGTAGAGACAGAAATGACTGAGAAGAGGGTCAACAGATGTGTAGAGAACACTAGCTACTTTTCTTCCAAATATTCCTTCCTCTAGAGAAACTGCAGAAGGCAAAGACAAAAGGATAAGGACATTATCAGAGACGTGTATATAAAGAAAGACGGAACTTAAGTTGTATTTAAATCAGGCAATTAACTGAAGAATGGTACAGCTTTGAAAGGGCCTAAAATGGAATTGCATCAGAAATTGTACTCGAGCAACAACACAGCAATCCCAATCTGTAATTACCTATGTGAGCACATGCATGAATTCCAGTCCAAACTGAAATTATAAACAACTGATATACTAGGAGTAAGCAACTTAAACATATCAAGATTAAGGAACTTGTACGAAAGCCACACTAAATTTTTTTTACAACCGAGAAATCCCCAAGGGTCATTGGTGCCACGGTTCAAAACTCGGTAGATAATGGGGCTAGGCCCCTCTACTCTTCTCCATTTAGATACCGGACTTTTGTTCACCACCCAAAATTCGAACTCACGATGTGCGCCTGCCACACATCCTTTGCCGTTGAACAAAGTCCTGGAACAACAGTAATATTCACAAGATTCAAGAAAAGATGATGAAACATGTTACTTCATCAACTTTAGCGTACTCACACACATATAAGTCATTCAATTCCTAGTACTTTACTTTGCATCTACAGAATCGACTCGATCCACTTGCAttgtaaaattcatattttcAAACTTCATCTAATCACCTACCAAATAGAACCAAGAAATCCAAACTCATGCACAGGCGATAGGGACCATCACCATACAAGCTTCTTTTTGCATTTATTAGTAAAGAGCTTAAGATTACTTTCATATTCTAGTAGATATAAAGCtcataaaaaataaatacatgGAGTTTCCGGTAGAATTTTATTCCTTAACCCTCAACCAGAGTACTCCAAATCATAGATCATTTCATAATTGGTGCTCGGCAACTTACACAACTCAATCCGACTACTTTATGCACCAGAACCTACGTTGCATACAACACCAAAAACACAAGAGACGCCACGACCTTGGTACAGTCGTGTGTTTCTTAATTTCAAATTTTGATATATGAATAACATTAGAGGCAAGATTGTCAACCCACAAAAGATTTACTAGGATGAAAAAGCAATTCTATTCCATTATTGCTCAATCACATTAACATAACTAAACACAGCATCAAACGAGCCTCCAAGCTATCTTTCAATGAaaactatatcattcttcatatTGATTCAGCAAGCTAATGAAACTAGATTTTGCACTTATGAGTTACGTTAGTGGCTTAGATTTTAATATCACATTAGGAGGTTCTTGAAATTTGCAAGGAGCATAAATGTCCATCCATCCATGAACCAACTCGTTGTTGCTAAAGCTCAAGCACTCTAACTTACCAACTACTTCTTATTCAGCTGAAATTCACAATCTTGGAACACTCTAGTACAGAAGATAATTCAAACGGCCTTACAGCCCCCAAAAGATATGCCGACACATGGTGACATTAAGAGAAAAAACCCAGGATAAGCCACTCTTATTGACACACAATAAATACAGTATGGAaaatcaaaagaatgaagggCAATGATAACATTAGCAAAAGATGCTAATCTAGGAAGCGTCCCAGGCCTTTGGTTCAACGGGCAAAGTTAATACACCGGTGGATGTGTTGGAGGCGCATTTCACGAGTTCGAATCCTGCGACCTAACCAAGTCTGGTATTTAAGTGGAAAAGGTAGACGGGCCCTAATCCACTTGAGTTTCCATCTGGAAACAACTAATTTCTCAGTTATGAAAAACAGATGCTAATAGGGGAAGCAACAAAATAAGCCCTAATCCTATGTCAATATATTACAATTAACCACAAAAATCATCCTAAATACATGAAAATAAGCAGTTAACACGATCATCAAGTTGACCCAACAAAAAATCACAAGTCTGAATAGAACTCCAGATAGTGAACTAAATAACCGCGACTAAGTCTATAAGGCAGAGTATCTGAGTGAATGTATCTAATCTTACAATTCGGACATGATCACTTAATAATATTGAGACTAATTGAGTATATAATTTCGATTAGAAGAGAAAAATTTACCTGAGTAGAAAGAAGTGCAAAAAATAATAGGGATTTAGAGCTCGAGGAGGAGTTCTTCTTTCTGATCCGAAAAATAGTGGAGGATATATGGGGTGACCCGAATTACGGCGACCCAAGCTCCGAAGAGGGCGACGTGAGTCTTCAGCTGCTTGAGAGCAGCTGCTTTGTCAGGTTTACGCATGAACAATCCTGGAAACATGGTTTCGTCGTCGGCAAGATTTCTCGATGAAACGAGCTTAAACCCTAGCTTTGACGAGTTCGTGATTAATTATTTGTTTAACCCCAGTGTGGCTGAGCTGCTCACATATTTGGACTGGGCCTTCTTCAGCCCGGCCCGTTCACGTTTACAACTCGTTGCCGTTAATTTATGAGGATTAATTTCATCTAGCTACCGtatacataattactttctaTAACTACTATTTAGTTATTATAATAGTGTATTCGCTGTATTCGCGCTTGAATACAGCAGTACAAAATGTCTAAAAATCAGGGCAATCTAAatatacgcgcatgtattcacatgtattcgctccatgtattcatgaatacagtaacgtcaatcaccttaaaaataggtttgtccagctgtctaataacggaaataatatcaattagcgtgatacactcctaatataactcaacaaaatcaattctaacatgtctcattatcaacccaattaattagaatgatttttcagttgtatataactgttgtatttaacttttgttttagtatgtttcaatattttttttttactcttgcattcattagattcaatgtttgtatttactgtattcactattttatattcagtgtattcaaatgtatttgtattaacagtattttagttattcctaatacatgttattactgttgtattcagtatattttattggttgtattcactgtatttttatttgtattcagtgtattttattgtatttcactatattttaaaattaaatgtactCATTGTTTCTATTTTGTTCTATTTTAATGTTTGTATTCAGCGTATTTCAATATTTATATCATATATTTATGCATACTGTATGTACAGTATGCATGAATACAGGTGTATTCagctgtattaaaaaaatacaaaccttcaaaatacataaatacatgtaaaacaaaaatatatttatataaaaatacaatgtgtttgagtgaatttgtaAAGAATACAATGTATTTGATCATTGTATGTTGCTAAAttgcaaagaagagaagaaagttcgtcggagatggcgttttccggccaagcaaaatattgtatacattatattaaaataaaaaatggacacGAATAAAAATCCtgaccctcaaatcttctctGGCGTAGAAAATATTGCAGTATCCGTCGTTCATGTTACCGTACTCATGCTAGATCTACCCGGAT is a window from the Nicotiana tomentosiformis chromosome 10, ASM39032v3, whole genome shotgun sequence genome containing:
- the LOC104092624 gene encoding mitochondrial import receptor subunit TOM6 homolog; protein product: MFPGLFMRKPDKAAALKQLKTHVALFGAWVAVIRVTPYILHYFSDQKEELLLEL